TGCCGCCTTTTGTTTTATACAATAGCCTGTCAATTACTTTTACAGGGGTTGCTGTGCTGTTGGTAACCGTAGCGGGTGCGCTCACATACGCGATCTGTGCACCATCCGGCGACCAGGTAAAGTTTTTGAGGCTCAGGTGCCCCATGAAATAATGAGACGTATATACAGCCGCCAACGGCCTTTTTTTACCCGTATTCAGGGAGAAGATCCATATATAGCTGTTGCCATTGTGTGCCGCTTCATAGGCAATTTCATTGGCTACAGGCGACCATTGAGGAGACGCCCCCTCCCATACCTCTTTCGTTTCACCAGATGCCCTTTCAACAACGTGTATGTAATCCCGGTAATCATTATCCTCCATCACCACTTTCGTTGTTACGTACACGATATACTTTCCATCTGCAGATAATGCAGCACTGCTTAGTGTTGCTATATCCTGCAGATCTTCCAGTTTTAGTGGGCGTCCGTTTACGGTTCCTTTCATATTAACAGTTTCAATCTTCAATTTCTATTTGGCCCATCTGATACCAACCTTCCGGTGTTTTACCTGCTATCGCCAGTTGTATGGCAGGTTTTGTCATGTCATGGGCTACTATACCAATTTCCAGTTTGTACTTGCCGGCGGTCAGTTCAGCCGGAACCGGAATGATTGTATTCACTTCCGTATTACCGGGCAACCATTTTTTTACATCTGCATCCGTAGGGATGAAATAACTACTGGTGCTATCTATGGCAGATATCAGGCGGATAACGAGCGGATGCCCGTTGTATAACGGTGCCACACCAACGTTTTCCCATAACATGTGCAGTTTGGCACCTGTTTCCTTTTTAACGACAGATGGATAAGAAAATTCTCTTAATACAAAACGGTAGCCTAATTTCTTTTCAAATGCTTTTACCTTATCATACCATTCAGCAGGAATATCCTGGCCCCCATTATTGACGGAGGTGGCATGCCATTCCAGTGCCTTTGACAAAATATAATCAATATCCCAACCACGTTTATGCCATTCATCCATGGTCCAGCAGGTTTCCAGCGCGATGGGGCCATTCTTCCAACTATCATGCGCGTTAGCACCCTCTATTGCCTGCGGGTATACCCCTTTCATATGGTTCCATCCAAGGGAATCCATATCTCCCCAGCAATCCGCACGCCACCCTGCGCCTCTTGATGTAGCATAAGCAAACCCAAAAGGCTGCTTAAAACTGATCAATGCAGCTAAGGGCGTCTTTTTGAAACTCTGGAAATAGGCATCAATTATTTTTTTGGCATTTTCATCGTTTGGGAAAACAATCTTGCTGGGATCGGGCGCCTCCGGATCGATATGCCATTCGCCCCATTGTCCGATGCTGCCGATATCAACAAAACAAACATCCGGATTACCATCATAATGTGCACCCAGGGCCTTGATCAGGTTAATATGCTTTTCTATAAAAACGGGATTATCGTAGTAGGGCGATTTCACCCCTGCTGCTATCACCCATTTAGGAAGAACCATATCCTCGTTCTGACACATCACCCTGAAATTGAGTTGTTGTCCGCTTCTTACAGCTTTTGCAATAGCACTGTCGATCACCGAAAAATCGATCTCTCCTTCACGCGGCTCCAGTTGCTCCCAGTAATACCGTTGCTGACTTACACCACAAAGCGGGTGTTGCCGGGTTCCCATATTCTCATTAAACAAGCTACCCGTTGAAGTAAAGCCCCTGCCGGGATTCAACAAAAAGCTGTCTATCTCTACCGGTCTTACTACCACTGTTTCCGTGCGGGAAGTACAAGCTGCAAATAAACCCAACAAACAAATGACCAGATATTTTCTTCCTACTGACAGCATAAACAAACAATTTATTAATGGCTTTTACGAGCCGACTGACTGATTAGTTCTCCTAACCTGATACGGGCATTATCCCACTTTTCAGGATCATAGCTCCATACATCCAGGTTACCTATAGCGTTATTTCCAAAAGGTAGATCAATGATACTGTTGACAACCGCATTTACACGGTTATCATTCTTATCCAGGCCCGCCAGTAACCGCATATATTCATATTCCTGCACACCATTCCGCATGGTTTTTAACCTTACAGACGGACAAGGACCGCTAACATTGGGAACAATACCGCCGCTGTACATCAACAACGCATTCCCATTTAGTATTTTTGGTACATACGCTTTTGCGTTGCCACCGTCATTGCCGCTTTTCCATGTTTCAGGATCATACCAACCTGCTTTCCAGCCGGCACCCATGCCCCAGCTGATCCAGGAACGCGCTTTATATTTCCACACGCTCCAGCTGATAGCCCTGTCATTTACCAGGGGCAGGTCCGTAAAGGTGGAGCTGCCCACCCAACTATTTATCTTGCTTTCATAGATCATAGGACCGTACAACCATTGGTTAATACCCATCTTGTTGTACTTGTCCATATTCTCCTGGTTGAAGTCAATGGTATGCACCGCCCATGCACTGATGGCATGTTCTATTACCTGCATGGCGCTATCGTTGTAAGAACCGTCTACCCTGAATTTCGCTTCGGGGTATTCCTTTTTAAACAAGGCACCGTAATAAGCCATCCTATCCCACGCTTCAGGGAAATAAGATTCATCCAATCCGTTCAGGTAAACAGTTACATCGGTTGTTTTAAGATTGATCAACGGCTGCAAGTGTTCCCTTACTTTACGTACGACCGTAGTATATTCAGCCCTGTTAGCACTATTCCTTTCCACATCTGGCTTACCTATATCCGGCCAGCCGCGTGTATCGTGCTTTCCATATACATCAAAAGGTAAAAGGAATGTTTCTACCGGCGTTCCGTAACCTGGGCCATATTCATAACCGTATGCTTTCGTAAATGCTTTACCGGTCAGGTATTTGCTCATGCGACTATCAAATGCGGTCCAGTCGACCGTAAAACCGGTGCCGTTCTTTTTCATAACAGGCTTGTAAGTAGGGTCCATGATACAAACACGGTTCCGCTTCATTAACTGGTAAATTTCCAGTTCATCCTGCTCACTCATATGGCTTACAAAGCCTTCATGTTGCAGACTTGCCTTAAAACGGTTTTCAGCTGGTATGGCAAAATCCCATACGTTCAACTCAACAGGAACAGACTTTGTTATATTATTGATGGTCACTGTTATGGCCGTTGTATATTTCCCGTCTATCACCTTTTCCTTTTCAAATGGAATATACTGGTCTACCCATATGATCATGGATTGCTGGTCATCGATCCTGTTATTGAAATCCGGCAGCTGCAAAGGATAGAGCCATCCGTTTTTCACGGGAACCGTACCTTGCTGGATGTATTTAAAAGGTATCAAAGCATCGGGGTACCATCCCTTGCCCAGGGTTGCTCTTGGATAACCGGTACTTGTTGTACTTACCTTTACCGCCCATTCCAGGAATAATTCAGGAGGTGCTTCCAGTTGCTTACCCTTATTTTTAAAAGGCAACATGGCAACACTAATTCCCTTTAAAGGTGTGGCGGTATGATTGGTTACCACCAGTTGAAAAGAAACATACTCTCCCCTGGCACTCTTCAGGGAAGCGGTTTTCCCATCGTATATCCAGTTGCGTTGCAACAGTTCAGTGGCAGACTGGCCTTTATTATATTCCTTGTCGAAAATGTGGTTCGTGGAAGGATCAATCCGCACGGATGAAGGTAAAATACCAACGCTCCATTGCGGAATACTGTCATTGGCCATTACCATATTTATGGTAAAAAAGAACGACAATAAGCATACAAAATATTTTACCATAGCAAGCAATCTATCTTACGGTTCGTTTATAATCGGGTTATCAGTTATCCACCGGGAAAACCAGTAACTGGCTCAATGCTTCATCTTCTCCCATCACTACATATTTTCCATCTTCGGAAGTAGTGATGGTGCCCAGCTGAAAGCCGCGCCACTCAATGCCCTGTTCTATTCCCGGCGCTTTTAAAATAAACTGTGGATTGCCCATGTCTGTATAGCCCACTCCTGCCGGATCATAGGAAAATAAATGCGCGTATCCCGGCGCTGCGCCGGCAATGCCATATAATTTTCCATCAGCGGCAAAGGACAATCCTCTCAGGCGGTTCATCATGATGGGCTTACCAAGGTTCTTTACTTTGCCGGTAGCAGGGTCCAGGGAAAACAGCTGTCCGTCTCCGGCATTACCGCCATACAACATTCCATCTGCCGATTTTGTCCAGGATTCCACCCGGCCAAGTACGTGTCTGCCCCATACTTCAGGCAGGTCGGATAAAACGCGGAAACTTTCGTCTGCCGGATTAAAACAAAAAACTTTATTAATTGGTTGGCTTCCGTACACCATTCCTTTAGCATCCACTATAAGGGAGCTGCATAAAAAATCTTCCGGCTTTTTATGAAATTCATTCGTCAGCGTTTCCAACGCTTCTTTTGTTGGTACAGTATTGTTGTAGGTTTTGGTCTTTCCTGCTTTCAGGTCATAACTAAAGAAAATACCGGATGGATAGGTGATGCCATACAACATACCGGTATGATCATTGCCGCATAAGGCAAATACCCCTTCTCCGGTTACAGGTACGCCAAGATCAGTTACGTTGATGTTTCCTTCCGCACTGACGTTTACCTGTATAAGATGTCCGCTGCCATTGGTACCATCGCTGTTTTGTTGTGCCATCGTACCGGCATACAACTGGTTCGACCCTGTTTTGAAAAAGCCCGACCGGATGCTGCGTTGTCCTTTTATCACCGTTGAAATATCTTTCATTTGCACCATCTCCCGTTTACTGAGTGAGGCCACAAAAATGTAAGGGTCCAGTTTTTCGCCGGCAGCGGTTCCGCCGATGATATGATCACCTGTAACGGTCAGCGATGCGACGGCATTTCTATAAACCGGCATTCTTTTCAACGTGGTATTTGACAATGATATTTCAATACCAAATCCTGCTGTGGGTTTATAAAAAGTGTATTGAGAAAAAACATCGGATGTTGTAAAAAGCAATGCTGTTACCGCCATCGTCTTTATGAGAACCTGCTTCATTTGCTGACTTTTTTGGTGGGGTTAAACTTTATCAGAAAGGGAGATGAACGGTCATGACCGGGTATATCCTTTCTGCCTGCGAAGTACAGGTTTCCGTTCTTATCCCTGGTATCCGAGCCGGTTGCTTCACTGAGCACATCTACCGG
The Chitinophaga sp. MM2321 DNA segment above includes these coding regions:
- a CDS encoding DUF4832 domain-containing protein; the protein is MLSVGRKYLVICLLGLFAACTSRTETVVVRPVEIDSFLLNPGRGFTSTGSLFNENMGTRQHPLCGVSQQRYYWEQLEPREGEIDFSVIDSAIAKAVRSGQQLNFRVMCQNEDMVLPKWVIAAGVKSPYYDNPVFIEKHINLIKALGAHYDGNPDVCFVDIGSIGQWGEWHIDPEAPDPSKIVFPNDENAKKIIDAYFQSFKKTPLAALISFKQPFGFAYATSRGAGWRADCWGDMDSLGWNHMKGVYPQAIEGANAHDSWKNGPIALETCWTMDEWHKRGWDIDYILSKALEWHATSVNNGGQDIPAEWYDKVKAFEKKLGYRFVLREFSYPSVVKKETGAKLHMLWENVGVAPLYNGHPLVIRLISAIDSTSSYFIPTDADVKKWLPGNTEVNTIIPVPAELTAGKYKLEIGIVAHDMTKPAIQLAIAGKTPEGWYQMGQIEIED
- a CDS encoding glycoside hydrolase domain-containing protein, with protein sequence MVKYFVCLLSFFFTINMVMANDSIPQWSVGILPSSVRIDPSTNHIFDKEYNKGQSATELLQRNWIYDGKTASLKSARGEYVSFQLVVTNHTATPLKGISVAMLPFKNKGKQLEAPPELFLEWAVKVSTTSTGYPRATLGKGWYPDALIPFKYIQQGTVPVKNGWLYPLQLPDFNNRIDDQQSMIIWVDQYIPFEKEKVIDGKYTTAITVTINNITKSVPVELNVWDFAIPAENRFKASLQHEGFVSHMSEQDELEIYQLMKRNRVCIMDPTYKPVMKKNGTGFTVDWTAFDSRMSKYLTGKAFTKAYGYEYGPGYGTPVETFLLPFDVYGKHDTRGWPDIGKPDVERNSANRAEYTTVVRKVREHLQPLINLKTTDVTVYLNGLDESYFPEAWDRMAYYGALFKKEYPEAKFRVDGSYNDSAMQVIEHAISAWAVHTIDFNQENMDKYNKMGINQWLYGPMIYESKINSWVGSSTFTDLPLVNDRAISWSVWKYKARSWISWGMGAGWKAGWYDPETWKSGNDGGNAKAYVPKILNGNALLMYSGGIVPNVSGPCPSVRLKTMRNGVQEYEYMRLLAGLDKNDNRVNAVVNSIIDLPFGNNAIGNLDVWSYDPEKWDNARIRLGELISQSARKSH